In Candidatus Omnitrophota bacterium, the DNA window ATTGGCCCGGACCGCGGCCCTTGCCCCAAGCCGTTTGGCGATCCACTCCAACCGGTTGACGGATCGCACCGACAAGGGGCTTTGCCCGTACAATTCAATGGCGTGAAACGCGCCTTGCAGCGCCGAGATGAATTCATCCGGAGTGTATTCCCGCACATGGAATGGATTCCAAGGATGCTGCGCCATCGGCGTGCCGGGATTGGTGACCGTGCGATTGGGCGTTGAGCAAATGAACAGGCCATCGGGTGTCAGCACGCGCAACACCTCCGCCAAATAGCCTCGCTCGGACGGCACATGCTCAATGGTTTCCAACGACACGTAGACATCAATGGTGTGGCGCACAATGGGGAGCATGGTCGCGGAAGCGGTGTGATAGCTCACGGCGGCTTCCGCTGAACGCCCCCGGGTATCGACCGCGGCTTCGGATGACACATCGATCGCCTGGACGGAGCGCGCTGCGGCTTGCGCCAACGCCACCGCGCCTCGGCCATCCCCGCAGGCGCAATCCACCACCTGCTTACCTCGCACATATTGTGCGGCAAACGCGTAGCGGGCCGCATGCTCATGGCGAACCCAGGGAGGCACCCAGGCCGTGGCCGTGAGTCGTTCGATCATCCCACCCCCTGCGTGTTGGCCGCTGGCCGGTTTCGCCTCGCTCGATCCCTCTTTCGCCTCGTGCGAGGCGAAACGGGCTGCCGAAGGCAGCCCCACGCAGGGGGTGATAGCATGAAAACGCTGGGTCGCTTGAACGCTGTCATACTGGCACCAACCGACAGGAGGTGCCGCGATGACATCCATCGCAGTGAACACGGTGATCGGGATGGACATTGGAC includes these proteins:
- a CDS encoding class I SAM-dependent methyltransferase, yielding PMSIPITVFTAMDVIAAPPVGWCQYDSVQATQRFHAITPCVGLPSAARFASHEAKEGSSEAKPASGQHAGGGMIERLTATAWVPPWVRHEHAARYAFAAQYVRGKQVVDCACGDGRGAVALAQAAARSVQAIDVSSEAAVDTRGRSAEAAVSYHTASATMLPIVRHTIDVYVSLETIEHVPSERGYLAEVLRVLTPDGLFICSTPNRTVTNPGTPMAQHPWNPFHVREYTPDEFISALQGAFHAIELYGQSPLSVRSVNRLEWIAKRLGARAAVRANQLRKLPRLVWSPAVRYAVAPIRPWQAPEYLIAVCRQPRPSLVEPVQPPSV